The window TAGAAATACATGCGATAATCacaaaagaactttttcttttggacaGAAGAAAGGTCACAGGGGATAATACCGTTCGCTAGGTAGTTTGCAATTTTTGTATACCATGTCTCCATCTCAAGGCTTGTGGCCAacagttgttcatccgggaaagTCTCCACAATCTCTTCCACCTCAACCTTCTTCTCTACTCTTTCTAGCCTAGataagtgatcagccacttggttCTCCGTTCCATTTCGGTCACGAatttctaagtcaaattcttgcaacagtAGCACCCATCGAATCAAGTgcggctttgactccttcttctcTGTTAGGTACTTGAGATCAACATGGTTAGTATAAATAATTACCTTCGAGCCTATcaggtatgacctgaatttgtcaaatgcgaacaccactgCTAGCATCTCTTTCTCTGTCACTGTGTAATTTAGTTGGGCACCACTCAAGGTTCTACTTGCATAGTATATTGGATGCATGACTTTATCTTTTTGCGGCCCAAGAACTGCTCCCACAGCATAgtcgcttgcatcacacatcagctcaaatggttgctcccagtcgaGTGCAACTATGATAGGTGCAGACACCAGCCtcttcttcaactcctcaaaagctaccctgcagtcatcagaaaacaaaaaagggtgatctttttcaagcaatttacacaaagggttagcaattttggaaaaatcttttataaatctCTCATAGAAATCGACATGTCCCAAGAAACTTCTTATTGCCTTGACGGAAGTGGGTGGTGGTAACTTCTCTATCACATCAACCTTTGCGTGATCCACTTCAAATCCCTTACTCGACACTAAGTGCCCCAAGACAataccttcttgtaccatgagttggcacttctcccagttcaatACCAGATTAGTCTCCATACACCTTTTCAATACCCTTCTAAAGTTTATAAGGCAATCATCGAATGAGTTCCCCACCAGTGAGAAgccatccatgaagacctccattATTTTCTCTACCATATCTGTaaagatggccatcatgcacctttggaatgtggcgggtgcattgcataggccaaacgacATTCTTCGAAAGGCATAGATGTCGTAAGGGCAAGTGAACAACGTTTTCTCTCTATCCTCCGGGGCAATagaaatctgattataccccgagtatccatccagTAAGTAGAAGTGGGACCTCCTTGCCAATctatctagcatctgatcaatgaatggCAGTAGGAAATAGTGTTTCCGGGTAGCCTTGTGCAACCTTCTGTAATCCATATAGATTCACCAACCTATGACTATTCTTGTTAAGGTCAACTTGTTATTCTCATTTTTCACTACAGTCAttccacccttctttggcacacactgaACCAGGCTAACCCAGTTACTGTCAGATATAGAGAGGacgattcccgcatctaaccacttgatcacttctttcttcaccacttttttcatgttggggttcagccttctttgatgtttTCTAGAAGATTTGTTCCCATCTTCCAGTaaaatcttatgcatacaaaatgCTGGGCTTTATACCCTTAATATCTGCAATGGTCCAACCAATTTCCATGTTTCACTCCATCAACACCTGCAAAAGTTCTTCttcctgcacatctaacaaactagatgagataataacaggtaaagttgagttaggtcccaagaaagcatacctgaggtgagaCGGGAGCAGTTTTAGCTCCAACTATGGTGGCTCTTCAATTGATGGCTTAGCTGGATGggtctttctttcttctaagtgtaaaggctcaaattcgagctctcttttccaaTACCCTTGACCTTCAAGGGCCAAAAACATACTACGCTAAGTCCTCACCATCTACTTCTTCTAAGTTCGTAAGGCAGACTACTAGAGGGTCTTTTGCGTTTAGAGCCTcgtcttcctcctccaaaatcacATCCGTAGATTTTATCAGAGAGCAGTTAGCAAATTCACTTGGTCGTCGCATAGACTTCTACACATTGAATCTTATTTCTTTATCGTTCAATCTCATTTTTAGCTCTacagtttcacaatcaattagaGCTCTCCTAGTGGCCAAGAATGACCtccccaaaattatgggaatttcctCGTCCACCCGGCAGTCCAGAATGACAAAATTTTTCGAAAACACAAACTTTCCAACCTGCACCAGCACATCATCAAGTATACCTGATTGCCTCTTCACCGTTCGGTCAGCTAGCTGTAGTAACATGGATGCGGTTCttgctcttccaatgcctaaccttttaTAGACAGCCAGGGGAATCAAGTTTATgctcgcccccaaatcacatagtgcTTTAGAAAAAACATAGTTACCTATTGTGCATGGGATTGTAAAACTCCCTGGGTCGGAAAACTTCTCAGCTATAGGTCTCGCCACGACAACACTGCATGTATGAGTTAGTGTAACAATGGCCAAGTCTTGAAAATCGAACatagacatcaagtccttcatcattttttcatAACCAGGCATCTCCTTCAAGGCGTCAATCGATGGAATGttcacctggattttcttcaacatctccatgaatttcttataCTGCTCATCCTTATGATATTTGGCTAATCTCTATAGGAAGGGTGCTAGAGGTCGCTTCCTTCATGTGATTTGAGTGGCGATCTTCAGAGACTTCGACGTATATCTACCGCATctacagaccgaggagtccctcctttgcaacctctttttctttgcttgtgCTCTCTTGTACATGTTGTATCTTCACCTCAGTTAACCTTGTTGAATCATCAACCTTAATGGGTACTGGCACAAGTGCTTCAGTTGGTCGGCTTTCGCGAGCAATTTCTTGCTCTAGATATAGGTCTCTACCATTTCTTAGACTCACTGCCATAAGTTGTTTTGGGCCCTGGTTTTTTGGATTGACATGAGTGTCTGCAAGCAACGTCCCTTGGGGACGATTATTCAGAGCCATGGATAACTGCCCTAGTTGAATCTCAATACTTTTGATAGCTGAGTCATACGATACTACCTTTTATTGCATTTGGTGgaccttttcttccattttctcaCTGGCCCCAATAAGTTGTTGCAACATTCCTTTAATTTCAAACAACCCATCATCTTGTCGTACTATCTGTTATTGTTGAGGCTGTTGATATGCTAGCTATTGATTTTGCTGATTGTATCCCTATTACCTTTGATAAGGCACAACTTGACCCTGTGGTCGCATAGCACCAGGATTGTTGCTATTATTGTACTACTACTGTGCTGGTCTATATTGCTGATTCTATTgtccccaattctgaccaccttgcctATGTCCTCAAAAGTTGGCCACATAGTTTATATTTTCCTGATAGTTCTGGTTGTCATTTTCCACATTCCACGAGCATacatatggttggttaatgcatggtgtacataagcCCCCATTAGTCGCGTCAACTATGTGTACCTTCTGCTTCTGGCCTAGTTCATCAATCTTTTTTCgtgaggatactcatttgcgTCATCAGAGTGGCCATATTTTTGGCTATGGAGTTGTTTGGGTCCAAAGTCACTAAATGAACGACAGGAGTGATCGTAGagtctcttgtcatccatcctgagttttgagccattttatcaagtaggatcttgcattatctgaatgatttgctcaaaaacgctccacctgctgaagcatcaacattggcctttaaGTTATTTGCCAATCCCATGTAGAACCTCTGCCCctacatctgatctggaatgccatgatATGGACACTTGACCAGCATACTAACCTCTCCCACGTTTCTTGTAGTGTTTCTATTGATCTTTGCCTGAAGCTTAATATCTCGTCAACTTGTTTggcagtcttattgggtgggtagaacttattcaaaaactgcttgactaattcctctcAAGTAGTGATGGAGTTTATGGGAAGTGAATTGAGCCAAGTCTAAGCCTCTCTCGTCATCGAGAATGGAAAAAACAATAGCCTTATTGCTTTTGTTGTCACATTTGGATGCCTTTGCGTGACACATATCAACAAGAAATTTTTCAGATGCTACTAAGGGTATTCAATATAAAATCCTGAGaacagtcccttgttctgcaataaatgtagcatgttgtttgtgatttgaaatgattctGCTTGTATATGAGGGACTGCAACTACGGTTGGCAGATTTACAGCGGTGGGGTGCCCAATCATACAATGCTGATTTTGGTACAAGAGGCACCACACCCTGATTGTTCGGCTCACTcgcattgtttctgttgtttggaTCTTTTAGTCTATCATCCATGTCTGGTTCAatttgttctgttgagttctgtTGTTGTTTTCCCTTCTTGTTTGCACGATTCAGTGCCTTGAAAACTTTTTTAGGATTCGATAATGCTTCGAaaattcaccagttcttgaggagtttctaggcatgcacctgtaacacCCAAGACTACAAATATTAGAATTTTAATGTATTTAgtttaaaatgaagaaaattgactacactaagaattctagCACTTCATTTAGCTGCAATTAATAACAACGTTaattccccgacaacggcgccaaaatttgatcatgaccaactatgccttataaaaaagactaagcggacgttgcaaatatattcTG is drawn from Nicotiana tabacum cultivar K326 chromosome 22, ASM71507v2, whole genome shotgun sequence and contains these coding sequences:
- the LOC107762303 gene encoding uncharacterized protein LOC107762303, producing MEMLKKIQVNIPSIDALKEMPGYEKMMKDLMSMFDFQDLAIVTLTHTCSVVVARPIAEKFSDPGSFTIPCTIGNYVFSKALCDLGASINLIPLAVYKRLGIGRARTASMLLQLADRTVKRQSGILDDVLVQVGKFVFSKNFVILDCRVDEEIPIILGRSFLATRRALIDCETVELKMRLNDKEIRFNV